A genomic stretch from Syntrophorhabdus sp. includes:
- a CDS encoding ABC transporter substrate-binding protein, with amino-acid sequence MRKLMCIIIALFAMGFFLPGPAGAADPIVIGAPLATAFLYGWDAERGIKLAADEINAAGGVKVGNTKRPFKVEVIDTRDLEPGVPVSEALLGLEKLILEKKADFIVGGPVRSEAALAAMDILSKYKKVSILTTGVLTPAYHKKVADNYAKYKYCFRNSSHVGVMMPEFLTLLEDMRKSYGFKTAAIMVQDVAHARAGGEAMEKALKGKGWTVMAPKIYPTGTTDYSVGLADAGKNGAQILFLWMDMPESTILLKQWADMKLKCIPIGFVNAAEQPGFMKASGGKGEYLIVNLVNGGNAPAKITPWTMKFVDAYKKKWGLEPEGYGTSSSYMAVYQLKDAIEKAGSTDSEKVITALENGDIMGVYGRMRFDKKTHQIIPSLDPKEGAVTGIIQWQKGKRVQIFPPKVADAKVVLPPWMK; translated from the coding sequence ATGAGAAAGCTGATGTGCATCATCATCGCTTTATTTGCGATGGGGTTTTTTCTGCCCGGCCCAGCGGGTGCCGCGGATCCCATCGTGATCGGGGCGCCGCTAGCGACCGCATTCCTGTATGGATGGGACGCGGAGAGGGGCATCAAGCTTGCGGCGGATGAGATCAATGCCGCGGGCGGAGTAAAGGTGGGCAACACAAAGAGACCGTTCAAGGTGGAGGTCATCGACACCAGAGACCTCGAGCCCGGCGTGCCGGTCAGCGAGGCGCTCCTGGGGCTGGAAAAGCTCATACTCGAGAAGAAGGCGGATTTTATCGTCGGCGGACCGGTGCGCTCGGAAGCGGCCCTTGCCGCCATGGACATCCTGAGCAAGTATAAGAAGGTGAGCATCCTCACTACCGGGGTCCTCACTCCCGCGTACCACAAGAAGGTCGCAGATAATTATGCCAAATACAAATACTGTTTCAGGAACTCGAGCCATGTCGGCGTTATGATGCCGGAGTTCCTCACCCTCCTTGAAGACATGAGGAAAAGCTACGGGTTCAAGACCGCAGCCATCATGGTCCAGGATGTGGCGCATGCCCGCGCGGGTGGGGAGGCCATGGAAAAGGCCCTGAAAGGCAAGGGCTGGACCGTCATGGCGCCGAAGATCTATCCCACCGGGACCACGGACTATTCCGTCGGGCTCGCGGATGCCGGCAAGAACGGTGCCCAGATCCTTTTCCTGTGGATGGACATGCCTGAGAGCACCATCCTTCTGAAGCAGTGGGCGGACATGAAGCTCAAATGCATCCCCATCGGGTTTGTGAACGCGGCCGAGCAGCCTGGATTCATGAAGGCCTCGGGAGGAAAAGGGGAATACCTCATAGTGAACCTCGTCAACGGCGGCAACGCGCCCGCGAAGATCACTCCCTGGACGATGAAGTTCGTCGATGCCTACAAGAAAAAATGGGGGCTTGAGCCCGAGGGTTACGGCACATCGTCGAGCTACATGGCTGTCTACCAGTTGAAGGACGCCATCGAGAAAGCGGGGAGCACGGACTCGGAGAAGGTGATCACCGCCCTCGAGAACGGGGACATCATGGGTGTCTACGGGAGAATGAGGTTCGACAAGAAGACGCACCAGATAATCCCTTCCCTCGACCCGAAGGAAGGCGCTGTGACGGGCATCATCCAGTGGCAGAAGGGCAAGAGGGTGCAGATATTCCCTCCCAAGGTGGCAGATGCGAAGGTCGTTCTTCCGCCCTGGATGAAGTAA
- a CDS encoding branched-chain amino acid ABC transporter permease — MELLVYGIINSITLSLVSLGFTLVYSISRVPNFAHGALYVASGYLTWLFLNQFLGFPYFLAILLGVIITSLVGAAIYQFILVRIRGMEISEIIATYAIGLAILEGLRWGGLRGGTFVLPAFFSGSVSILGVSVDYQRLIIVGAGILTFIILYLFTRLTKVGLAFRGIAQDERAAMMLGINSDMTAVLSLAIGSALAGLAAVLLLPLGNIVVEGGYNVLVFAVAVCVIGGLGSWGGVIVASFIIGFAQIMTEFFISAHYQMVVALLAIIITLLVKPSGIFGKQKELEERV, encoded by the coding sequence ATGGAGCTTCTCGTATACGGGATCATCAACAGCATCACCCTCTCCCTGGTATCCCTTGGCTTTACCCTTGTGTACAGCATAAGCAGGGTCCCGAACTTCGCTCACGGGGCCCTGTATGTTGCCTCGGGATACCTGACGTGGCTCTTTCTCAACCAGTTTCTGGGATTCCCCTATTTTCTGGCGATCCTGTTGGGAGTGATCATCACGAGCCTTGTGGGGGCGGCCATCTACCAGTTCATACTCGTGCGCATCAGGGGCATGGAGATATCGGAGATAATAGCGACGTACGCGATCGGCCTTGCTATCCTGGAGGGTTTAAGGTGGGGAGGTTTGAGAGGCGGGACATTCGTTCTGCCCGCCTTCTTTTCCGGCTCCGTCAGCATACTGGGCGTGAGCGTGGACTACCAGCGTCTCATCATCGTCGGGGCGGGCATACTGACCTTTATCATTCTCTACCTCTTCACGCGCCTGACGAAGGTCGGCCTTGCCTTTCGCGGCATAGCCCAGGATGAACGGGCGGCCATGATGCTCGGGATCAATTCCGATATGACCGCCGTTCTCTCCCTCGCCATAGGATCGGCGCTGGCGGGGCTTGCCGCGGTGCTCCTTCTGCCCCTGGGGAACATAGTCGTGGAAGGAGGATACAACGTTCTTGTCTTCGCCGTCGCTGTCTGTGTCATCGGGGGATTGGGGAGCTGGGGAGGAGTGATCGTCGCCTCTTTCATTATCGGCTTCGCCCAGATCATGACGGAGTTCTTCATCTCCGCCCATTACCAGATGGTCGTTGCCCTTCTCGCCATCATTATCACACTTCTCGTCAAGCCTTCGGGGATATTCGGTAAACAGAAAGAACTGGAAGAGCGGGTGTAG
- a CDS encoding branched-chain amino acid ABC transporter permease, whose product MDTMMRKERIDRGLKVRTEGIYAITSAREILYLMGPRILLIVGLLALPFVFELAPYWKKVINIMCAYALLALSFDFLANYVGLVCLGGAFFTGVGGYFAAIFNVEAGLPIWLSMPLATVVGAVFCTVVLLPCLPLRGVYFAIVTLMYPLLFTRIIEALNILGGTNGMTGVAPFPNAYVENYVIIILALVFLFAMRRFVNEDVGLVLRGVKDNDQSVRASGISVTRMRIIGVFIASLLGCLAGAYIAHLYMWAGISLFALDFSIIPIAAVVIGGGGTLVGALIGAFILVPLSEVLRAFGTFRIVIYCVILTGFIVFKSEGIMIYLQRKYHQFERWVKV is encoded by the coding sequence ATGGATACGATGATGCGAAAAGAGAGGATCGACCGGGGGCTCAAGGTGAGGACGGAGGGCATCTACGCGATAACCTCCGCGCGGGAGATCCTCTATCTGATGGGACCGAGGATACTGCTCATCGTGGGGCTTCTGGCCCTTCCGTTTGTATTCGAGCTTGCTCCATACTGGAAAAAGGTCATCAACATCATGTGCGCGTACGCGCTCCTCGCGTTATCCTTCGACTTCCTGGCGAACTATGTCGGCCTTGTGTGTCTTGGAGGCGCGTTCTTCACCGGGGTCGGAGGATATTTCGCGGCTATCTTCAACGTGGAAGCGGGGTTGCCCATATGGCTATCGATGCCGCTGGCGACCGTCGTCGGGGCGGTGTTCTGCACCGTTGTGCTTTTGCCATGCCTTCCGCTGAGGGGTGTCTATTTCGCGATCGTCACCCTCATGTATCCCCTGCTGTTCACGAGGATCATAGAGGCCCTGAACATACTCGGCGGCACGAACGGCATGACCGGGGTCGCTCCCTTTCCCAACGCCTACGTTGAGAACTATGTGATCATCATCCTGGCCCTTGTCTTTCTCTTCGCCATGCGGAGATTCGTGAACGAGGACGTCGGTCTTGTCCTGAGAGGCGTGAAGGACAACGACCAGTCGGTGAGGGCATCGGGCATAAGCGTCACCCGCATGAGGATCATCGGGGTTTTTATCGCGTCCCTGCTCGGGTGCCTCGCGGGTGCTTACATTGCCCATCTGTACATGTGGGCGGGTATCTCGCTCTTCGCCCTCGACTTTTCGATCATTCCCATTGCCGCGGTTGTCATTGGAGGAGGCGGGACCCTGGTGGGTGCCTTGATCGGCGCCTTCATCCTTGTTCCCCTCTCGGAGGTCCTCAGGGCCTTCGGGACCTTCAGGATCGTCATCTACTGCGTCATCCTGACGGGTTTTATCGTGTTCAAGAGCGAGGGTATCATGATCTACCTTCAGAGAAAGTATCACCAGTTTGAAAGGTGGGTGAAAGTATGA
- a CDS encoding ABC transporter ATP-binding protein, which yields MSAQPVLSVHGITKSFGGLKALMDVSFDIYEGDVFGIIGPNGSGKTTLINCITGFIRTEAGKVMFKGKDITGWQPHKIADIGIARTFQIMRPYHSLPAYKNLIIPLWSPRARKTGGWRGGGKHGDRDTVAVDILEEIGFERDSRVPYKLASTLPTGYQKRLELARCMALRPEIIFCDEVFSGLSMSEIAGMVPLIEKMKMEGITLIMVEHRLRELFKVATRVMALNFGEKITEGEALDVIEDKRVREAYLGSEGV from the coding sequence ATGAGCGCGCAGCCGGTACTATCCGTGCATGGAATCACGAAATCCTTCGGCGGTCTGAAGGCGCTCATGGATGTGAGCTTCGATATCTACGAAGGGGATGTCTTCGGCATAATCGGACCGAACGGGTCAGGAAAAACGACGCTGATAAACTGCATCACCGGTTTCATCAGGACAGAGGCGGGCAAGGTGATGTTCAAAGGCAAGGACATCACGGGCTGGCAGCCTCACAAGATAGCGGACATAGGGATCGCCAGGACCTTCCAGATAATGCGGCCCTATCATTCCCTGCCGGCGTACAAGAACCTGATAATACCGCTGTGGTCGCCAAGGGCACGTAAGACCGGCGGGTGGCGCGGGGGCGGAAAGCACGGCGACAGGGACACGGTCGCCGTCGACATCCTCGAGGAGATCGGGTTCGAGCGCGATTCCCGGGTGCCTTACAAGCTTGCATCAACCCTGCCCACGGGGTATCAGAAACGGCTCGAACTGGCGAGGTGCATGGCGCTGCGCCCGGAGATCATATTCTGTGACGAGGTCTTTTCCGGATTGAGCATGAGTGAGATAGCAGGCATGGTACCGCTCATCGAGAAGATGAAGATGGAGGGAATAACGCTCATCATGGTGGAACATCGCCTGCGCGAGCTTTTCAAGGTGGCGACAAGGGTCATGGCCCTCAATTTCGGAGAGAAAATAACAGAAGGTGAAGCGCTCGATGTCATCGAGGACAAAAGAGTACGAGAGGCATACCTCGGAAGCGAAGGAGTGTAG
- a CDS encoding ATP-binding cassette domain-containing protein — protein sequence MFEAFELMVFFENMIALNNVSMTCSEGKIIGIFGSNSAGKSTFMHAISGIILDIKKKELMRGGERISVFGRVFFNGKDISAVSPHNRAKAGIVLCPERRRIFPESSTLENLKIGSYLVGSRETKENLEYVLNLFPRLKDHLKRQGGFLSGGEQQMLAIGRALMASPKMLLLDEPLLGLSPAYQEIVVNGTKAIRDSKGISIIITEQYARPVMPIIDYGYILENGSSVLMGTREELMDNPDVKSAYFGV from the coding sequence ATGTTCGAAGCCTTTGAATTGATGGTGTTTTTTGAGAATATGATCGCTCTCAACAACGTGAGCATGACCTGCAGCGAGGGCAAGATCATCGGGATATTCGGTTCCAACAGCGCGGGGAAGAGTACCTTCATGCACGCCATCTCCGGGATCATCCTGGATATCAAGAAGAAAGAGTTGATGCGTGGCGGTGAACGGATATCCGTATTCGGGCGTGTGTTCTTCAACGGGAAGGACATATCGGCGGTGAGCCCCCACAACCGGGCGAAGGCAGGCATTGTCCTGTGTCCGGAACGAAGAAGGATATTTCCCGAGAGCTCGACGCTGGAGAATCTGAAGATCGGTTCCTATCTGGTGGGCAGCCGTGAGACCAAAGAGAACCTGGAATATGTCCTCAATCTCTTTCCTCGGCTCAAGGACCATTTGAAGAGACAGGGGGGGTTCTTAAGCGGCGGCGAGCAGCAGATGCTCGCCATCGGCAGGGCGCTCATGGCGTCGCCGAAGATGCTCCTGCTCGACGAACCTCTCCTGGGTCTGAGCCCGGCGTATCAGGAGATCGTCGTCAACGGAACCAAGGCCATCCGCGATTCGAAAGGTATCTCGATCATCATCACGGAACAATATGCTCGGCCCGTCATGCCCATTATCGATTACGGATATATACTTGAGAACGGCTCCAGTGTGCTGATGGGGACAAGAGAAGAACTGATGGATAATCCCGATGTGAAATCGGCATATTTCGGAGTGTAA
- a CDS encoding long-chain fatty acid--CoA ligase, with amino-acid sequence MASLENQYTFTRFEEVCKEHSSKIALVYLGETFTYGRLETLVHKFARGLSDMGVKQQDRVMLYISNCPQWIIANFAINRIGAVTVPVSPIYTAFEIEYMINDAGIETVICLDTNFVYVKEVMERTNLKRVIVTNLVDFISPFKRVVGHLFDKIPTGKVEKGDRIHFFKDVTYRSPNIPPDITIDPKTDLSYIMYTGGTTGFPKGVPGNHVGEVTYINDIMEDVIKDYVNPGNDTVLMINPLFHIMAKGFSIAFGFNYANTVVLMPIPEVDPTLSAIERYRIKWMLGVPALYRMILESDRVDQYDLSSLRYCYCGGDVLPVEVFKTWQEKYSVPLYQVYGSTEIGHVTYSLLSQEPSPTVIGTPLKTRKSIVVDRETLEKLPPGELGELLVTSPYTLKEYLNKPEETEYSYVRLNGDIYYRMGDYVKMNERGELEFVERTADIIKYKAYRVSASEVEAALQDHPTVIGACVIGVPDPKVGERIKAIVVLKEDAKGIGSTELLKWCRDRLAPYKVPGYIEFRDMLPKSKVGKLLRREIRDEEKRKLEKEKRR; translated from the coding sequence ATGGCATCCTTAGAAAACCAATATACATTCACACGTTTTGAGGAGGTGTGCAAGGAGCACTCCTCCAAGATCGCCCTCGTCTATCTTGGCGAAACCTTCACGTATGGACGACTGGAGACCCTCGTGCACAAGTTCGCCCGGGGCCTCTCCGACATGGGGGTGAAACAGCAGGACAGGGTGATGCTCTACATATCGAACTGTCCACAGTGGATCATCGCGAATTTCGCCATAAACAGGATCGGTGCCGTGACCGTTCCCGTGTCACCCATCTACACGGCCTTCGAGATCGAATACATGATCAACGACGCCGGCATAGAAACGGTGATCTGCCTGGACACGAACTTTGTCTACGTGAAGGAGGTCATGGAGAGAACGAACCTGAAAAGGGTCATTGTCACGAACCTCGTTGATTTCATCTCGCCCTTCAAACGGGTGGTTGGCCATCTCTTCGACAAGATCCCCACGGGCAAGGTGGAAAAGGGAGACAGGATACACTTTTTCAAGGATGTGACATACCGGTCCCCGAACATACCGCCGGACATCACGATCGACCCGAAGACGGACCTCTCCTACATCATGTATACCGGTGGCACCACAGGTTTTCCGAAGGGCGTCCCTGGCAACCACGTCGGAGAGGTTACCTACATAAACGACATCATGGAGGACGTGATCAAGGACTATGTCAATCCCGGGAACGATACCGTCCTCATGATCAACCCTCTCTTCCACATCATGGCGAAGGGTTTTTCCATAGCCTTCGGTTTCAACTATGCCAACACGGTGGTGCTCATGCCCATACCGGAGGTGGACCCCACGCTCTCCGCGATAGAGAGGTACAGGATCAAGTGGATGCTGGGCGTCCCGGCGCTCTACAGGATGATCCTCGAGAGCGATCGAGTCGACCAGTACGACCTGAGCTCGTTGAGGTACTGCTACTGCGGCGGTGATGTTCTTCCCGTTGAGGTCTTCAAGACCTGGCAGGAGAAATACTCCGTACCGCTTTACCAGGTCTACGGTTCCACGGAGATAGGCCACGTGACCTACAGCCTGCTCAGCCAGGAGCCGTCGCCCACCGTGATCGGGACTCCTTTGAAGACGAGGAAATCGATCGTCGTCGACAGGGAGACCCTGGAGAAGCTGCCGCCCGGCGAGCTGGGAGAGCTGCTTGTGACCTCTCCATACACGCTGAAGGAGTATCTCAATAAACCGGAGGAGACGGAGTATTCCTACGTAAGACTGAACGGGGACATCTATTACCGCATGGGCGATTACGTCAAGATGAACGAGAGGGGAGAGCTGGAGTTCGTCGAGAGGACCGCCGACATCATCAAGTACAAGGCGTACCGAGTCTCAGCGTCCGAGGTGGAGGCCGCCCTGCAGGACCATCCGACGGTCATCGGCGCCTGCGTCATCGGCGTGCCCGACCCCAAGGTCGGGGAAAGGATCAAGGCGATCGTCGTTTTGAAGGAGGACGCGAAAGGGATCGGAAGCACCGAGCTTCTCAAGTGGTGCAGGGACCGGCTGGCCCCCTACAAGGTCCCAGGCTACATAGAGTTCCGTGACATGCTGCCGAAGTCGAAGGTTGGCAAACTTCTCAGGCGCGAGATACGGGACGAAGAGAAACGCAAGCTCGAAAAGGAGAAGAGAAGGTAA
- a CDS encoding M23 family metallopeptidase, translating to MNRSHAAYGIVVLTVVVCFVFLASSGSDTRKPVFRDDSRVKFRKVSGTVRKGDVLSRLFKRNNLQSADLRHAKEAADGVYDLGRLCSGRPYSMTIDTDDRLHSLTYWIDDDTYLNLSRDGDSLTATIEKVEYENRQLSFGGVIRDNLVASLGPGRNALLLALDLSDIFAWDMDFNTDLREGDTFRIVVEGLFTGNTFRRFGSILSAEFINNGQRYLAYRYEVKGNAGYYDADGRPLRRAFLKAPLNFRRISSHYTGRRFHPILKVHRPHRGIDYVAATGTPVSALGDGVVSFSGRRGGYGKLVIIRHRNGYSTWYGHLSSVAKGIRNGSRVEQGDIIGRVGSTGLATGPHLHFEMRVAGRAVNPLRVRCVRAEPLGAGHRPRFREYVASMNRRLTEAVAVDDMSIPSMLAAMEKE from the coding sequence ATGAATAGAAGCCACGCGGCGTATGGAATAGTGGTGCTGACGGTCGTTGTCTGCTTCGTGTTCCTTGCTTCATCGGGCAGCGATACGCGCAAGCCCGTCTTCAGGGATGACTCGCGGGTGAAGTTCAGAAAGGTGTCGGGCACGGTTCGAAAGGGAGACGTCCTTTCGCGGCTTTTCAAGCGCAACAATCTTCAGTCTGCCGATCTCAGGCACGCGAAAGAGGCTGCGGACGGTGTCTATGATCTTGGCAGGCTCTGCTCGGGCCGTCCCTACAGCATGACGATCGACACCGACGACAGGCTGCACTCGCTCACGTACTGGATAGACGATGACACCTATCTGAATCTTTCGCGCGACGGGGACTCGTTGACCGCGACGATCGAGAAGGTGGAGTATGAGAATCGGCAGCTTTCCTTCGGTGGTGTCATCAGAGACAACCTGGTGGCCTCCCTGGGCCCCGGCAGGAACGCCTTGCTCCTTGCCCTCGACCTGTCGGATATCTTTGCCTGGGACATGGATTTCAACACGGACCTGCGGGAAGGGGACACGTTCAGGATAGTGGTTGAAGGTCTCTTCACGGGGAATACCTTCAGAAGGTTCGGCAGTATCCTGTCGGCCGAGTTCATCAACAACGGGCAGAGATACCTGGCCTACCGGTACGAGGTAAAGGGAAACGCGGGCTACTATGACGCCGATGGGAGGCCTTTGAGACGGGCGTTTCTCAAGGCGCCGCTCAATTTCCGGAGGATCAGCTCCCATTATACCGGCAGACGCTTCCATCCCATACTCAAGGTTCACAGGCCGCACAGGGGCATTGACTATGTCGCCGCCACGGGAACCCCCGTTTCCGCCCTGGGTGATGGTGTTGTCAGTTTTTCCGGCCGCCGCGGAGGCTACGGGAAACTCGTTATCATACGGCACCGGAACGGCTATAGCACCTGGTACGGTCACCTGTCGAGCGTCGCGAAGGGCATCAGGAACGGATCGAGGGTGGAGCAGGGTGATATCATAGGCCGCGTCGGCTCCACCGGCCTCGCCACGGGCCCCCATCTCCACTTTGAGATGAGAGTGGCAGGAAGGGCAGTGAACCCCCTTAGGGTCCGCTGCGTTCGCGCGGAACCCCTTGGCGCGGGGCACAGGCCTCGGTTCAGGGAATACGTCGCTTCTATGAACCGTCGCCTCACAGAGGCGGTCGCCGTGGACGACATGTCGATACCGTCGATGCTGGCGGCAATGGAGAAGGAATGA
- a CDS encoding DUF3536 domain-containing protein: protein MEEDKLPPKAERYICVHCHFYQPPRENPWLESVEIQDSAYPFHDWNERITSECYAPNLASRMVNGYGRITDIVSNYSRISFNFGPTLLAWMKTFAPAVYEGILEADRLSVSHRSGHGNALAQVYNHIIMPLANSRDRRTQVIWGIRDFRKRFGREPEGMWLAETAVDVETLEHLAVCGILFTILAPHQAKRVRKIGSGKWKDVTGGRIDPTRPYVVRLPSGHRITVFFYDGPISRAVAFEGLLKRGEDLAMRLASGFRADRSWTQLMHIATDGETYGHHHRFGDMALAFALHHVEKEGLAQLTNYGEFLERFPPTHEVKIEENTSWSCAHGIERWRSDCGCNSGGHGGWNQAWRRPLRDALDWLRDELARAYEEKASQYLHDPWAARNDYIDVILDRDRETVDEFFTKHGRRVLAGDERTEALKLLESQRHALLMYTSCGWFFDEISGIETVQIIQYAGRAIQLIAEVSGDDRERVFRSLLEKAKSNIPEQGDGARIFDRFVTPVVIDLKKVAVHYAVSSVMEDFGDRTEIYSYTVDKEEYFRIAAGRTTLAIGRVLIASRITGDSERISFALLHLGGHAFNGGVREYLGKEGFQSMRTEMTAAFERADFADVFRLMDHHFGMHNYSFTSLFRDRQHAVMNLLLRDTYDKYEVACRELFEGERILMNFFREAGMTVPNVFRAAAEFILSLDLRKAFSQDTLDANRIRGLVNEVEKWGLGYDTVQMETIIRKRLEGQMSLLQADPSDIALIEAVKMSAELSRLLPIEVNLWEVQNIYYSMARSVYKNMVKEASGNRPEAVQWVKAFVDLGEKLGFDIGSIPGR from the coding sequence ATGGAAGAAGACAAACTCCCACCCAAAGCGGAACGATACATTTGCGTCCATTGTCATTTTTACCAGCCGCCGCGGGAGAATCCCTGGCTCGAGTCCGTCGAGATACAGGACTCGGCTTACCCCTTCCATGATTGGAACGAGCGCATCACCTCCGAATGCTACGCGCCGAACCTGGCCTCCCGAATGGTGAACGGCTACGGCCGTATCACCGACATCGTCAGCAACTATTCCAGGATAAGCTTCAACTTCGGCCCGACCCTGCTGGCATGGATGAAGACCTTCGCTCCTGCCGTGTACGAAGGTATCCTCGAGGCGGACAGGCTGAGCGTCTCCCATCGGTCGGGCCACGGGAACGCCCTGGCCCAGGTATATAACCATATCATCATGCCGCTCGCCAATTCCCGCGACAGGAGAACGCAGGTGATCTGGGGGATCAGGGACTTCCGGAAGAGATTCGGACGCGAACCGGAAGGGATGTGGCTCGCCGAAACGGCTGTGGACGTGGAGACTCTCGAGCACCTGGCGGTTTGCGGTATCCTTTTCACCATTCTTGCTCCTCACCAGGCAAAAAGGGTCAGGAAGATCGGTTCCGGCAAATGGAAGGACGTAACGGGGGGGCGCATTGATCCTACCCGTCCCTATGTCGTGCGGCTTCCTTCCGGCCACAGGATAACCGTCTTCTTCTACGATGGCCCCATATCGAGGGCTGTTGCCTTCGAAGGCCTCCTCAAAAGAGGAGAGGATCTGGCGATGAGGCTCGCCTCGGGTTTCCGGGCAGACAGGAGCTGGACCCAGCTCATGCATATCGCTACCGATGGCGAGACCTACGGCCACCACCACCGGTTCGGGGACATGGCCCTCGCCTTCGCGCTGCATCACGTCGAAAAGGAGGGGCTCGCGCAACTGACCAACTATGGCGAATTCCTCGAGAGATTCCCGCCGACGCACGAGGTGAAGATCGAGGAGAATACCTCCTGGAGCTGCGCCCATGGCATTGAGCGCTGGCGCAGCGACTGCGGGTGCAACTCGGGTGGACACGGGGGCTGGAACCAGGCATGGAGGCGTCCCCTGCGCGACGCGTTGGACTGGCTGCGTGATGAACTGGCCCGGGCATATGAGGAAAAGGCCAGTCAGTATCTCCACGACCCCTGGGCGGCCCGGAACGATTACATCGATGTGATCCTCGATCGCGACAGGGAAACCGTTGACGAGTTCTTCACGAAGCACGGCCGAAGGGTGCTGGCCGGCGATGAAAGGACCGAGGCGCTGAAGCTTCTCGAATCGCAGCGCCACGCGCTGCTCATGTACACGAGCTGCGGATGGTTCTTCGATGAGATATCGGGGATAGAGACGGTCCAGATCATTCAGTACGCGGGAAGAGCCATTCAGCTGATCGCGGAGGTGAGCGGCGATGACAGGGAGAGGGTCTTCCGGTCTCTTCTCGAGAAGGCGAAGAGCAACATCCCGGAACAGGGGGATGGCGCCAGGATATTCGACAGGTTTGTCACGCCCGTGGTGATAGATCTCAAGAAGGTCGCGGTGCATTACGCCGTTTCCTCGGTGATGGAAGACTTCGGCGATCGCACGGAGATATACAGTTACACCGTGGACAAGGAGGAGTATTTCAGGATAGCGGCGGGCAGGACGACGCTTGCCATCGGCAGGGTCCTCATCGCGTCCCGCATCACAGGCGATTCCGAGCGGATCAGCTTCGCGCTTCTCCACCTGGGAGGGCATGCTTTCAACGGAGGGGTGCGGGAGTACCTCGGGAAAGAGGGTTTTCAGTCGATGAGGACCGAGATGACCGCCGCCTTCGAAAGGGCCGACTTCGCAGACGTATTCCGCCTGATGGACCATCATTTCGGAATGCACAACTATTCCTTCACCAGCCTTTTCAGGGACCGGCAGCACGCGGTCATGAACCTTCTTTTGAGGGATACGTACGACAAGTACGAGGTAGCCTGCAGGGAGCTCTTTGAGGGCGAACGGATCCTCATGAACTTCTTCCGCGAGGCCGGCATGACGGTTCCCAATGTCTTCAGGGCCGCCGCCGAGTTCATTCTCAGTCTTGATCTCAGAAAGGCCTTTTCCCAGGACACTCTTGACGCGAACCGTATCCGCGGACTTGTGAACGAGGTCGAGAAGTGGGGTCTTGGCTATGATACGGTTCAGATGGAGACGATCATCAGGAAGAGACTGGAAGGTCAGATGTCCCTCCTGCAGGCGGACCCATCGGATATCGCGCTCATCGAGGCCGTGAAGATGAGCGCGGAACTCTCCCGGTTGTTACCCATCGAGGTGAACCTCTGGGAGGTCCAGAACATCTACTACTCCATGGCGAGATCTGTCTATAAGAATATGGTGAAAGAGGCGTCCGGGAACAGACCGGAAGCGGTTCAATGGGTAAAGGCCTTCGTTGATCTCGGGGAGAAACTTGGTTTCGACATCGGGTCGATCCCGGGTCGCTAG
- a CDS encoding FprA family A-type flavoprotein → MAHILVAFHSQTGNTEKMARAVAAGITQAKNARAKMKKALETTAGDIRDCDAVVFCSPEYFGYMSGAMKDLFDRTYEELKDDPRTRKKPYSIVISAGNDGSGAVRHIERICKGYNFKKVQNPIICKGPVTPDMLALCRELGETIAEGVNAGIF, encoded by the coding sequence ATGGCCCATATACTTGTCGCATTTCACTCACAAACAGGCAACACGGAAAAGATGGCCCGGGCGGTGGCCGCCGGGATAACACAGGCCAAGAACGCACGGGCAAAGATGAAAAAAGCCCTTGAAACCACCGCCGGCGATATCCGGGATTGCGACGCCGTCGTCTTTTGCTCCCCCGAGTATTTCGGCTACATGTCGGGCGCGATGAAAGACCTTTTCGACAGGACATACGAAGAACTGAAAGACGACCCGCGGACCCGAAAAAAACCTTACTCCATTGTCATCAGCGCGGGCAATGACGGCAGCGGAGCCGTCAGACACATAGAACGCATCTGCAAGGGCTATAATTTTAAAAAGGTGCAAAATCCCATAATATGCAAGGGTCCCGTCACGCCCGACATGCTCGCCCTGTGCAGAGAACTCGGCGAAACCATCGCCGAGGGTGTGAATGCGGGAATATTCTGA